The following coding sequences lie in one Thermosulfuriphilus ammonigenes genomic window:
- the priA gene encoding replication restart helicase PriA yields the protein MFAEILFPATGKSEKVYLEEETLPGVRVLSPGKTRPRIGLVLRELPPESDLFPRKTGVSVLDKVPVISPDLLSFLQWVSWYYQSSLAQVIRTALPRELLHPPRPRVCLSAEGREILPVSIPLVARLRRAGRRGLTLETIQRSYGPGALKMVREWLKKGLLKEACPLSQKGRPLSIISPEILDQTRTITPTTAQKAAAAVISQSLSGDFHPFLLHGVTGSGKTWVYIKAVSEVLKRGKSALILVPEIALIGALEGAFVAEFGQEVALFHSFLSERQRTETWLKACRGKCRIVIGARSAIFVPLKDLGLIVVDEEHDPSYKQEEGLRYQARDLALARGQMAGATVILGSATPSIKSYYLARKGRLRLISLRQRASGQRLPQTRIVDLTQVERPGYLLSRPLLEALKERLRGGEQAIVFVNRRGFATLVVCHRCGYQFRCLNCSVALTYHKEEGELRCHYCGLTLKALPQCPACGQGRLEILGLGTQRVAEELARLLPEARIGRLDRDVARSPGRLKKVLDDFQQGELNILVGTQMLSKGHHFPRVTLVGVILADLSLNFPDFRAPERTFQLLVQVAGRSGRERSGEVIVQTFSPGHYSLRHALRHDYEGFYQTEIGLRQELNWPPFSRLASLLWETPAKETGETLARALERLPELVSPALEVLGPAEASHHRLKGRWRWQIVFKAPNITTLHQGLKQAQDLIREASPPGPFRIVVDIDPEET from the coding sequence TTGTTTGCTGAGATCCTTTTTCCGGCTACAGGCAAAAGCGAAAAGGTCTATCTAGAAGAGGAAACCTTGCCGGGGGTAAGGGTTCTTTCCCCCGGCAAGACCAGGCCTCGAATCGGTTTAGTTTTAAGGGAACTTCCTCCTGAATCTGATCTTTTTCCCCGAAAGACGGGGGTTTCTGTTCTTGACAAGGTGCCGGTTATCTCCCCTGACCTTCTTTCTTTTCTTCAGTGGGTCTCTTGGTATTATCAAAGCTCCCTGGCCCAGGTGATCCGGACCGCCCTTCCCCGGGAGCTTCTCCATCCTCCTCGGCCGAGGGTTTGTCTCAGTGCTGAGGGACGAGAGATCCTCCCAGTCAGTATCCCCCTGGTAGCCAGACTACGCCGGGCGGGCCGCCGTGGTCTGACCCTGGAAACAATCCAACGAAGCTATGGCCCGGGAGCCTTAAAGATGGTGCGGGAATGGCTTAAAAAGGGCCTGTTGAAAGAGGCCTGCCCCCTTAGTCAAAAAGGACGCCCCTTAAGTATCATCTCCCCGGAGATCCTGGATCAGACCCGGACCATCACTCCCACCACCGCTCAAAAAGCCGCCGCGGCCGTCATATCTCAATCTCTGAGTGGAGACTTCCACCCCTTTCTCCTTCATGGGGTTACCGGAAGCGGTAAGACATGGGTTTACATCAAAGCTGTCAGCGAGGTCTTAAAGCGGGGCAAAAGTGCCCTAATCCTGGTACCGGAGATAGCCCTCATTGGGGCCCTGGAGGGGGCCTTTGTGGCCGAATTTGGTCAGGAGGTGGCCCTGTTCCACAGTTTTCTCTCGGAAAGACAGCGGACGGAGACCTGGCTTAAGGCCTGTCGAGGAAAATGTCGTATCGTTATTGGAGCCCGATCGGCGATCTTTGTCCCCCTTAAGGACCTCGGACTAATTGTAGTCGATGAGGAGCATGACCCTTCGTATAAACAAGAGGAGGGGCTTCGCTACCAAGCCCGAGATCTGGCCCTGGCCCGGGGCCAGATGGCGGGAGCCACGGTTATCCTGGGCTCGGCCACCCCGTCTATTAAGAGTTATTATCTGGCCCGAAAGGGACGGTTGAGGCTTATCAGCCTACGGCAACGGGCCAGCGGACAGAGGCTGCCCCAGACCCGAATTGTCGATCTTACCCAGGTCGAAAGACCGGGCTACCTTCTCTCCAGACCCCTCCTTGAGGCCCTTAAAGAACGTCTCCGAGGGGGGGAACAGGCCATTGTTTTTGTCAACCGGCGAGGATTTGCTACTCTGGTAGTTTGCCATCGTTGTGGCTATCAATTTCGCTGTCTCAATTGCTCCGTAGCCCTCACCTACCACAAGGAGGAAGGGGAACTTAGATGTCATTATTGCGGTCTGACCTTAAAGGCCCTGCCCCAGTGCCCGGCCTGCGGTCAGGGAAGGCTGGAGATCCTAGGTCTGGGAACCCAACGGGTAGCCGAGGAGTTGGCCCGACTTCTGCCCGAGGCCCGGATAGGACGCCTGGACAGAGACGTGGCCAGGAGCCCTGGCCGCCTGAAGAAGGTCCTCGATGATTTTCAGCAGGGAGAGCTGAACATTCTCGTCGGAACCCAGATGCTTAGCAAGGGGCACCACTTCCCCAGGGTGACCTTGGTAGGGGTCATCCTTGCTGATCTCTCCCTCAACTTTCCAGACTTCAGGGCCCCGGAGAGGACTTTCCAGCTTCTGGTTCAGGTGGCCGGCCGTTCTGGTCGGGAAAGATCCGGAGAGGTCATCGTTCAGACTTTCTCCCCGGGCCACTACAGCCTCCGACACGCCTTAAGACACGACTACGAGGGCTTTTACCAAACCGAGATTGGCCTGCGACAGGAACTAAATTGGCCCCCCTTCAGTCGGCTGGCCAGCCTCCTCTGGGAGACTCCAGCCAAGGAGACGGGAGAGACCCTGGCCCGGGCCCTGGAAAGGCTTCCGGAGCTAGTCTCCCCGGCGCTTGAAGTCCTGGGCCCCGCTGAGGCCAGCCATCACCGCCTGAAGGGACGATGGCGCTGGCAGATAGTCTTTAAGGCCCCCAACATCACCACTCTCCATCAGGGTCTAAAACAGGCCCAGGATCTTATTCGGGAAGCTTCTCCCCCGGGCCCCTTTCGGATAGTGGTGGATATTGACCCCGAGGAGACCTAA
- a CDS encoding class I SAM-dependent methyltransferase produces MTEITIPESVKPIYERLAKRYELEFEPIAIRGKEINFLRLGNLEPLLEERDALTEVANFPFWVKIWEGAVVLADFMASVEANPPRKILEIGAGLGVAGLFAAAVGHQVTITDGEEEPLDFVKITAAVNNLEVDVLQMDWASPQDVGIFDMIIGAEVVYSSRIYEDLLALFRRFLRRPGGTIYLAHSSERLRTLGPFLAKAEAEYDLAMSRRRLKSEDESFEILLTRLTPKDGA; encoded by the coding sequence ATGACCGAGATTACCATTCCCGAAAGCGTCAAACCGATCTACGAGCGCTTGGCCAAAAGATATGAGCTGGAGTTTGAGCCGATAGCCATTCGGGGAAAGGAAATCAACTTTCTCCGTCTTGGCAACCTCGAACCCCTTTTGGAGGAGAGAGATGCCCTTACCGAAGTGGCTAATTTCCCCTTCTGGGTCAAGATCTGGGAGGGGGCGGTGGTCTTGGCCGATTTTATGGCCTCTGTTGAGGCCAATCCTCCTCGGAAGATTCTAGAAATCGGGGCCGGCCTAGGAGTGGCCGGTCTTTTTGCCGCTGCTGTTGGCCATCAGGTGACCATTACCGATGGCGAGGAAGAGCCCCTTGACTTTGTCAAGATCACGGCAGCGGTAAACAATCTGGAGGTAGATGTCCTCCAAATGGACTGGGCCTCTCCCCAAGATGTGGGAATCTTCGATATGATCATTGGGGCCGAGGTGGTCTATTCATCTCGAATCTATGAGGACCTCCTGGCCCTTTTCCGGCGCTTCCTTCGCCGCCCTGGGGGGACCATTTATCTGGCTCACTCCTCGGAGAGGCTGCGTACCCTTGGGCCATTTCTGGCTAAGGCCGAGGCCGAATATGATCTGGCCATGAGCCGTCGGCGTCTGAAATCCGAGGATGAAAGCTTTGAGATACTCCTTACCCGCCTGACTCCCAAAGATGGGGCTTAG
- the uppP gene encoding undecaprenyl-diphosphatase UppP produces MTHLEAIFLGIIQGITEFLPISSSGHLALAQYFFRIKGGGLTFDVFLHLGTLAAILIYFWKDWLGMLDPRQRDKRRLLFLILLATVPGALAGALAGDIVENHLRGPSLIAFTLSSVALVLILAERLGRRGRSLEEIGLREALIIGLAQSLAIVPGVSRSGITMAAALFLGLSRPAAAKFSFLLSAPIIAGAGLYKTLDLLQGGGVALDAFNLLIGLLSAFFSGLLVIAWLLRFLVKHTFYPFAFYRLALATLVIFLLVLSPTKARGAEAGEYVVHLSTSPLRPEALLAPVPPLSEGSGIIWDRKGHIITSYYLVRESRFLEVTLPDGSKWPARMVGYDPETDLAVLAINAPASRLSPAIKAKRRPRRGEWVFYWGNPWGQGLAVGGAQVRDFRREIVTELASLRGVVELSAPVPPGFCGGAVVDRRGALVAMATCLFPEARRAGIGLAVEVAQIKALLPQLVEKGYIERAWLGVLAQDLIPAFARAQGLPLDRGALVFKVLPGSPAARVGLRGGREEVLFGNTLVSVGGDIIYAIDDQPVTSAADLEKIISRKRPGEVIKITFYRGKKKKQVRVRLISKPRYQRRKR; encoded by the coding sequence ATGACTCACCTTGAGGCCATCTTTTTAGGAATAATCCAAGGGATAACCGAATTTCTTCCAATTTCAAGCTCTGGGCATCTCGCTCTGGCCCAGTATTTCTTTCGCATTAAAGGTGGAGGGCTGACCTTTGACGTCTTTCTTCATCTGGGCACCCTGGCGGCCATTCTCATCTATTTTTGGAAAGACTGGCTGGGGATGCTTGATCCTCGGCAAAGGGACAAAAGGCGTCTCTTATTCCTTATCCTTTTAGCTACGGTTCCCGGGGCTTTGGCCGGGGCCCTGGCCGGTGATATCGTAGAAAACCACCTGCGGGGGCCTTCGCTGATTGCCTTTACCCTTTCCTCGGTGGCCCTGGTGCTTATTCTGGCCGAACGTTTGGGAAGGCGGGGACGATCCTTGGAGGAAATTGGTCTCAGGGAGGCCCTGATCATTGGTCTAGCCCAGTCCCTGGCCATAGTTCCGGGGGTCTCTCGTAGCGGAATTACCATGGCCGCGGCCCTTTTTCTGGGCTTATCTCGACCGGCGGCCGCTAAGTTCTCCTTTTTGCTTTCGGCCCCCATTATCGCCGGAGCTGGTCTTTACAAGACCCTTGACCTCCTTCAAGGAGGGGGTGTGGCCCTTGACGCATTCAATCTTTTAATAGGCCTTCTTTCCGCCTTTTTCTCCGGCCTCCTGGTCATCGCCTGGCTGCTTCGCTTTCTGGTAAAACATACCTTTTATCCCTTTGCCTTTTATCGTCTGGCTCTGGCTACCCTGGTGATCTTTCTCCTGGTTCTCTCTCCCACCAAGGCCCGGGGGGCAGAGGCCGGGGAGTATGTTGTCCATCTGAGTACCTCACCTCTCAGGCCTGAGGCCCTTCTGGCCCCGGTTCCCCCTCTGAGTGAGGGATCAGGTATCATCTGGGATCGCAAAGGACACATTATTACCAGCTATTATCTGGTACGGGAGAGCCGTTTTTTGGAGGTTACTCTACCTGATGGTTCCAAGTGGCCGGCCCGGATGGTAGGTTATGATCCGGAGACGGATCTGGCTGTGCTGGCCATCAATGCCCCGGCCAGCCGTCTTTCTCCGGCCATTAAGGCCAAAAGGCGGCCGCGGCGGGGCGAGTGGGTCTTCTACTGGGGCAATCCTTGGGGGCAAGGATTGGCGGTGGGAGGGGCTCAGGTGCGTGATTTCCGTCGAGAGATTGTCACTGAATTGGCTTCTCTCCGCGGGGTGGTTGAGCTTTCTGCCCCGGTGCCTCCTGGGTTCTGTGGGGGAGCGGTGGTTGATCGCCGTGGGGCTCTGGTAGCTATGGCCACCTGTCTGTTCCCTGAGGCCCGGCGGGCCGGTATAGGTTTGGCTGTGGAGGTGGCCCAGATAAAGGCCCTTTTGCCACAGCTGGTAGAGAAGGGATATATCGAGCGGGCCTGGTTAGGGGTGCTGGCCCAGGATCTCATCCCGGCTTTTGCTCGGGCCCAGGGCCTTCCTTTGGACAGAGGGGCTCTGGTCTTTAAAGTCCTGCCGGGGTCTCCCGCGGCCCGGGTTGGTCTTAGGGGGGGGCGAGAAGAGGTCCTTTTTGGCAATACTTTGGTCTCTGTAGGAGGAGATATCATTTACGCTATCGATGATCAGCCGGTGACCTCGGCCGCCGATCTGGAGAAGATTATCTCGCGCAAGAGGCCTGGCGAGGTTATTAAGATAACCTTTTATCGGGGGAAAAAGAAGAAGCAGGTTCGGGTGAGGCTGATCAGCAAACCACGATATCAGCGGAGGAAAAGATGA
- the def gene encoding peptide deformylase — protein sequence MPKKKIVIYPDPPLRETASPVEEIDGQLQKLIDDMIETMYAAKGVGLAANQVGELKRLVVMDVSQKDGHPGEILVLINPEIIEAEGELYEEEGCLSLPGYAAKVKRHARVLARAYDRQGREFELEGEGLLARAIQHELDHLNGILFIDHLSPLKRALFRKKWKKIRPQND from the coding sequence ATGCCAAAAAAGAAGATTGTAATATACCCAGACCCTCCTCTTCGGGAAACAGCCTCTCCAGTGGAGGAAATAGACGGCCAGCTCCAAAAGCTGATAGACGACATGATAGAGACGATGTATGCGGCCAAGGGAGTGGGGCTGGCAGCCAATCAGGTTGGAGAGCTCAAGCGCCTGGTGGTCATGGATGTCAGCCAGAAGGATGGACACCCTGGTGAGATCCTTGTTCTCATCAACCCGGAGATCATCGAGGCCGAAGGAGAGCTCTACGAAGAGGAAGGGTGCCTCTCTCTTCCCGGTTATGCCGCTAAAGTCAAAAGACACGCCCGCGTCTTGGCCCGGGCCTACGACCGCCAAGGCCGGGAGTTTGAACTCGAAGGGGAAGGACTCTTGGCCCGGGCTATCCAGCACGAACTCGACCACCTGAACGGAATCCTCTTTATCGACCATCTTTCTCCCCTTAAGCGGGCCCTTTTTCGCAAAAAGTGGAAGAAGATCCGACCCCAGAATGACTAA
- the hypE gene encoding hydrogenase expression/formation protein HypE: MTKVVLLDHGSGGRASQELIEGLFLRHLGRPEQLLDAAVLKAPSERLAFTTDSFVVDPIFFPGGDIGSLAVHGTINDLAMVGADPLFLSAGFILEEGLSLEELEAVVASMARAARSAGVCIVTGDTKVVPRGKADRIFINTAGIGLLPQGVSLGPDRIRSGDEIILSGPIAEHGLAVLSAREGLELEGLSSDTAPLHALVKALLSGLGEDLHALRDPTRGGLATALNELAETSGSRFIVFEDTVPIRDEVRFGCELLGLDPLYLANEGRLIAFVSRGRGKEALQILKEEGTNPESAIIGYVDSHDRAQVILKTVYGGERILPMLSGEPLPRIC; this comes from the coding sequence ATGACTAAAGTAGTCCTTCTTGATCACGGAAGCGGGGGGCGGGCCAGCCAGGAGCTCATTGAGGGGCTTTTTCTCCGCCATCTTGGCCGGCCAGAACAACTTCTTGACGCCGCCGTCCTTAAGGCCCCCTCAGAAAGGCTGGCCTTCACCACCGACAGTTTTGTGGTCGATCCCATCTTTTTTCCCGGAGGGGATATCGGTTCCCTGGCCGTTCACGGGACCATCAACGACCTGGCCATGGTGGGGGCTGACCCCCTCTTTCTCTCGGCAGGCTTTATCCTCGAAGAGGGATTGAGCCTGGAGGAACTTGAAGCGGTAGTAGCCTCCATGGCCCGGGCGGCCAGGAGCGCCGGAGTCTGTATTGTTACCGGAGACACCAAGGTTGTCCCCCGGGGCAAGGCCGACCGGATATTTATCAACACCGCGGGTATAGGTCTCCTCCCCCAAGGAGTAAGCCTGGGGCCAGATAGAATCCGCTCTGGGGATGAAATCATCCTCTCCGGCCCTATTGCCGAACATGGTCTGGCAGTCCTTTCGGCCCGGGAAGGACTTGAGCTTGAGGGGCTAAGTAGCGACACGGCTCCTCTTCACGCCCTGGTAAAGGCTCTCCTTTCTGGGCTCGGGGAAGACTTACACGCCCTCCGGGATCCTACCCGAGGGGGCCTGGCCACGGCCCTCAACGAACTGGCCGAGACTTCAGGGTCTCGATTTATTGTCTTTGAGGATACCGTGCCTATTCGGGACGAGGTCCGTTTTGGCTGCGAACTTCTAGGGCTTGACCCTCTCTATCTAGCCAATGAGGGCCGACTGATCGCTTTCGTTAGCCGGGGAAGGGGGAAAGAAGCCCTCCAGATCCTTAAAGAAGAAGGAACCAATCCAGAATCAGCCATCATCGGCTACGTAGATTCCCACGATCGGGCCCAGGTAATTCTCAAAACCGTTTACGGAGGGGAGAGGATCCTGCCCATGCTCAGCGGCGAACCTCTTCCCCGAATCTGCTGA